The Croceicoccus marinus genome contains a region encoding:
- the xseA gene encoding exodeoxyribonuclease VII large subunit, with translation MPRSSYDNSADSSGLGEEAPLLARQRPGDNAEPLTVSEISNALKRTVEDRFGHVRLRGELSGVKRAASGHFYACLKDDNAVIDAVMWRGNAQRLSFRPEDGIEVVATGKVTTYPGRSKYQIVVDSMEIAGEGALLALLEKLKARLDAEGLFAPERKRRLPFLPQVIGVVTSPTGSVIRDILHRLADRFPSRVLVWPVMVQGKGAAEQVAAAVRGFGAIPEDGPVPRPDVLIVARGGGSIEDLWAFNEEVAVRAIAESPIPVISAVGHETDTTLADYAADLRAPTPTAAAELAVPVRTELLNMLMELRLRKRRGVQRPVLLARERLENWSQRLPDPRAIVAERGQRIDDLGERLRRGLATRAARAQGRLSEAGGFLRPAVLTRMVAQERRRLASAPDMRVLVSRIQTRRAEQLSATARLLSQLDPYAPLERGYAVVTGANGETVTSRAAASAQPALTLRFADGSIDTVPAGGAAPAPAPAMAPALAPAPAPRPSAPRKRRDEGTDSTADGKPRQQSLF, from the coding sequence TTGCCGCGCAGTTCCTACGATAATTCCGCCGATAGTTCGGGCCTTGGTGAAGAAGCGCCGCTCCTAGCGCGGCAGCGTCCGGGCGACAACGCCGAGCCGCTCACCGTGTCCGAAATCTCGAACGCGCTGAAGCGCACGGTCGAGGACCGCTTCGGCCATGTACGGCTGCGCGGCGAATTGTCGGGCGTGAAACGCGCGGCGAGCGGGCATTTCTATGCCTGCCTCAAGGACGACAATGCCGTGATCGACGCGGTGATGTGGCGCGGCAATGCGCAGCGCCTGTCGTTCCGGCCCGAGGACGGGATCGAGGTGGTCGCGACCGGCAAGGTGACGACCTATCCCGGGCGCAGCAAGTACCAGATCGTCGTCGATTCGATGGAGATCGCGGGCGAGGGCGCGCTGCTGGCGCTGCTGGAGAAGCTGAAGGCAAGGCTGGACGCCGAGGGGCTGTTCGCGCCCGAACGCAAGCGGCGGCTCCCCTTCCTGCCTCAGGTGATCGGCGTCGTGACGTCGCCCACCGGTTCGGTGATTCGCGACATCTTGCACCGTCTGGCGGACCGGTTCCCCAGCCGGGTGCTGGTGTGGCCGGTGATGGTGCAGGGCAAGGGCGCGGCCGAGCAGGTCGCGGCAGCGGTGCGCGGGTTCGGCGCAATCCCCGAAGACGGTCCCGTTCCGCGCCCCGATGTGCTGATCGTCGCGCGCGGCGGCGGCTCGATCGAGGATCTGTGGGCCTTCAACGAGGAAGTGGCGGTGCGCGCCATTGCCGAGAGTCCGATCCCCGTCATCTCTGCCGTGGGGCATGAGACCGATACGACATTGGCCGATTACGCCGCAGACCTGCGCGCGCCGACGCCGACCGCCGCGGCGGAACTGGCGGTGCCGGTGCGTACCGAGCTGCTCAACATGCTGATGGAGCTGCGCCTTCGCAAACGGCGCGGGGTGCAGCGGCCCGTGCTGCTGGCGCGCGAAAGGCTTGAGAACTGGAGCCAGCGCCTGCCCGATCCGCGCGCAATCGTGGCCGAACGCGGCCAGCGCATCGACGATCTGGGCGAAAGGCTGCGGCGCGGCCTTGCGACGCGGGCGGCGCGGGCGCAGGGGCGATTGTCCGAAGCGGGCGGTTTCCTGCGGCCTGCCGTCCTGACCCGCATGGTCGCGCAGGAGCGGCGGCGGCTGGCCTCTGCCCCCGACATGCGCGTGCTGGTATCACGCATCCAGACGCGCCGGGCCGAGCAATTGTCGGCCACCGCGCGGCTGCTTAGCCAACTCGACCCCTATGCGCCGCTGGAGCGCGGCTATGCCGTGGTGACGGGCGCGAATGGCGAGACGGTGACCAGCCGCGCCGCCGCTTCGGCGCAGCCCGCGCTGACGCTGCGATTCGCCGATGGCAGCATCGATACCGT
- the purD gene encoding phosphoribosylamine--glycine ligase gives MNILLIGSGGREHALAWKLAQSRLLQNGDRLFAAPGNPGMADCAALVTLDVADHAQVMRFCEEREIGLVVVGPEAPLVAGLADDLRGGGVAVFGPSAAAAQLEGSKAFTKALCDEMDIPTAAYAKAESLDDALAALDGFSVPVVIKADGLAAGKGVIIAESADEAREALEDIFGGRFGSAGASVVIEEFLTGEEASFFALTDGSTIVPFGSAQDHKRVGEGDSGPNTGGMGAYSPAPVLTGLLEGEVIEKIIAPTVSGMAARGTPYCGVLYAGLMLTKEGPKLIEYNCRFGDPECQVLMMRLEDDLGELLLAAAEYRLAALRPPRLSHQTALTVVMAASGYPDTPEKGGAISGLDAAEATGAKVFHAGTKLDGETLVASGGRVLNVTASGANVTQAQAAAYRAVDAIDFPTGFCRRDIGWREIAREAKG, from the coding sequence ATGAATATCCTCTTGATCGGCTCGGGCGGGCGCGAACATGCGCTGGCATGGAAGCTGGCGCAATCCCGGCTTCTGCAGAACGGCGACAGGCTGTTCGCCGCGCCGGGCAATCCGGGCATGGCCGATTGCGCCGCGCTCGTCACGCTGGACGTGGCCGATCATGCACAGGTCATGCGCTTTTGCGAAGAGCGCGAGATCGGCCTCGTCGTCGTCGGCCCCGAAGCACCGCTGGTCGCGGGGCTTGCCGACGACCTGCGCGGCGGGGGCGTCGCGGTGTTCGGACCCAGCGCGGCGGCAGCGCAGCTCGAAGGGTCCAAGGCTTTCACCAAGGCGCTGTGCGACGAGATGGACATCCCCACCGCCGCCTATGCGAAAGCCGAAAGCCTGGACGATGCGCTGGCGGCCTTGGACGGCTTCTCCGTCCCCGTCGTCATCAAGGCCGATGGTCTCGCTGCGGGCAAGGGCGTGATCATCGCCGAAAGCGCCGATGAAGCGCGCGAGGCACTGGAAGACATCTTTGGCGGCCGCTTCGGCAGCGCGGGGGCCAGCGTGGTGATCGAGGAATTCCTGACGGGCGAGGAAGCGAGCTTCTTCGCTTTGACCGACGGCAGCACCATCGTCCCCTTCGGATCGGCGCAGGACCACAAGCGCGTGGGCGAAGGCGATAGCGGCCCCAACACCGGCGGGATGGGCGCCTACAGCCCCGCGCCGGTGCTGACCGGCCTGCTGGAGGGCGAGGTGATCGAGAAGATCATCGCCCCCACCGTCAGCGGCATGGCCGCGCGCGGCACGCCCTATTGCGGGGTGCTCTACGCCGGGCTGATGCTGACGAAGGAAGGCCCCAAGCTGATCGAATACAACTGCCGCTTCGGCGATCCCGAATGCCAGGTGCTGATGATGCGGCTTGAGGACGACCTGGGCGAATTGCTATTGGCGGCGGCGGAATACCGGCTGGCGGCCCTGCGCCCGCCGCGCCTGTCGCATCAGACCGCGCTGACCGTGGTGATGGCGGCCAGCGGCTATCCCGACACGCCCGAAAAGGGCGGCGCGATCAGTGGGCTGGACGCGGCGGAAGCGACCGGCGCAAAGGTCTTCCACGCGGGCACGAAGCTCGACGGCGAGACGCTGGTCGCAAGCGGAGGCCGCGTGCTGAACGTCACCGCCAGCGGCGCGAACGTGACGCAGGCGCAGGCAGCCGCCTATCGCGCGGTCGACGCCATCGATTTCCCCACCGGCTTCTGCCGCCGCGACATCGGCTGGCGCGAAATCGCGCGCGAGGCGAAGGGCTGA
- a CDS encoding adenosine kinase — protein sequence MTQPRFDVLAIGNAIVDVIATCDDGFLAEHALDKGAMRLVDTAEAEALYANMGPGREVSGGSAANTCAGLAALGSRCAFIGQVANDQLGSVFAHDIRSSGIFYATAPREGEPPSARCLVLVTPDGQRTMNTFLGASQHLSAASIDPELVADAKVLYLEGYLWDPDAPRTAMQGAIECAREAGREVAFTLSDEFLLDRHGDDFRAMIGRGEIDILFANEGEAMALTGADDLEKAIEWLAPKLPVLVVTRSEKGALAIRGDERAEVPAEPVDKVVDTTGAGDSFAAGFLHGHVQGKSLKDCLTLGAVAAAEIISHYGARPEANLTELVRERLG from the coding sequence ATGACCCAGCCTCGCTTCGACGTTCTTGCCATCGGCAATGCCATCGTGGACGTGATCGCCACTTGCGACGACGGTTTCCTGGCCGAACACGCGCTGGACAAGGGCGCGATGCGGCTGGTCGATACGGCCGAGGCCGAGGCGCTTTATGCCAACATGGGGCCGGGGCGAGAGGTTTCGGGTGGGTCGGCGGCCAATACATGCGCGGGGCTTGCCGCGCTGGGCAGCCGCTGCGCCTTTATCGGGCAGGTCGCGAACGACCAGCTAGGCAGCGTGTTCGCGCATGACATCCGCTCGTCCGGCATCTTCTATGCCACCGCCCCGCGTGAAGGCGAGCCGCCGAGCGCGCGCTGCCTGGTGCTGGTCACGCCCGACGGGCAGCGTACGATGAACACGTTCCTGGGTGCGTCGCAGCATCTGTCGGCGGCGTCGATCGATCCCGAACTGGTGGCCGACGCCAAGGTGCTCTATCTCGAAGGCTATCTGTGGGATCCGGATGCGCCGCGCACCGCGATGCAGGGCGCGATCGAATGCGCGCGCGAAGCGGGGCGCGAGGTGGCGTTCACCCTGTCCGACGAATTCCTGCTGGATCGGCACGGCGACGATTTCCGCGCGATGATCGGGCGGGGCGAGATCGACATATTATTCGCGAACGAGGGCGAGGCGATGGCCCTGACCGGAGCGGACGACCTGGAAAAGGCGATCGAGTGGCTGGCGCCGAAACTGCCGGTGCTGGTGGTGACGCGCAGCGAAAAGGGCGCGCTGGCGATCCGCGGCGACGAGCGCGCCGAAGTGCCTGCCGAGCCGGTCGACAAGGTCGTCGACACGACCGGCGCGGGCGACAGCTTTGCCGCGGGGTTCCTCCACGGCCATGTGCAGGGCAAGAGCCTGAAGGACTGCCTGACGCTGGGCGCGGTCGCGGCGGCCGAGATCATCAGCCATTATGGCGCAAGGCCCGAGGCGAACCTGACCGAACTCGTGCGCGAGCGGTTGGGCTAG
- a CDS encoding EI24 domain-containing protein gives MQVPSDTRSALTGHALQTLSLMGAFALGAAQMADRRVIRVLVKSALVSLALLALVFWGGFAAFDAGIEWLAGTQSAWIAGLGQLVAAIAAVLCAWLAWRIVAMAVLNFYADEIVSLVEERHYPAFKPRDIPLSEEIAMALKGAARALAFNALALPIALALAVTGVGTAIVFITVNAFLLGRELQDMVWARHPKGAVPAAPGRKSRGIAPLAASTRFLLGLAVVGLLAIPVANLLAPFLGAAAATHLVHRAAARRAGNSRDGHDAL, from the coding sequence ATGCAGGTTCCATCCGACACTCGCTCCGCACTGACAGGTCATGCGCTGCAGACGCTGTCGCTGATGGGCGCTTTCGCGCTGGGCGCGGCGCAGATGGCGGACCGGCGCGTGATCCGGGTGCTGGTGAAAAGCGCGCTGGTGTCGCTGGCGCTGCTGGCACTGGTGTTCTGGGGCGGGTTCGCCGCGTTCGATGCGGGGATCGAATGGCTGGCGGGCACGCAAAGCGCGTGGATCGCGGGGCTGGGCCAGCTTGTCGCGGCGATCGCCGCCGTGCTGTGCGCTTGGCTGGCCTGGCGCATCGTCGCGATGGCCGTGCTCAATTTCTACGCGGACGAGATCGTTTCGCTGGTCGAGGAACGGCATTACCCCGCGTTCAAACCGCGCGACATTCCGCTTTCCGAGGAAATCGCCATGGCGCTGAAAGGCGCGGCGCGCGCGCTGGCATTCAACGCGCTGGCGCTGCCGATCGCGCTGGCATTGGCGGTCACGGGGGTGGGCACCGCCATCGTGTTCATCACCGTCAATGCCTTCCTTCTGGGCCGCGAATTGCAGGACATGGTCTGGGCGCGCCATCCGAAAGGCGCCGTTCCTGCCGCCCCTGGCCGGAAGAGCCGGGGTATTGCACCTCTCGCCGCATCCACCCGTTTCCTGCTGGGGCTGGCGGTGGTAGGGCTGCTCGCCATTCCGGTCGCGAACCTGCTGGCGCCTTTCCTGGGCGCGGCAGCCGCAACCCACCTTGTCCACCGCGCCGCCGCGCGCAGAGCCGGGAATTCCCGAGACGGCCATGATGCCCTTTAG